The following proteins are encoded in a genomic region of Candidatus Nitrospira nitrificans:
- a CDS encoding group II truncated hemoglobin: MPADAQEDSTQTSPYQAAGELAGITRLVDEFYVNMDALPEAETIRHMHPHDLTESRKKLTYFLCGWLGGPKLFQQHYGPISIPGFHRQFPIGYEERDAWLLCMQRAIAVQPYSDQFKDYLLAALSIPAERVREANTGEF, from the coding sequence ATGCCCGCTGATGCCCAAGAAGACAGTACGCAAACCTCTCCCTATCAGGCGGCGGGGGAACTTGCGGGAATCACTCGCTTGGTGGACGAATTTTACGTCAATATGGATGCCTTGCCTGAAGCTGAAACCATCAGACACATGCACCCACACGATTTAACCGAATCCCGCAAGAAACTCACCTATTTCCTGTGTGGCTGGCTCGGAGGTCCTAAGCTATTTCAGCAGCACTATGGGCCGATCAGCATCCCAGGTTTTCACAGACAATTCCCCATCGGGTACGAAGAACGGGATGCCTGGCTGCTCTGCATGCAACGAGCCATCGCCGTCCAACCGTATAGTGACCAATTCAAGGACTACCTCTTAGCCGCACTCAGCATCCCAGCCGAACGAGTCCGGGAAGCGAACACAGGGGAATTCTAG
- a CDS encoding alkaline phosphatase D family protein encodes MPDEKISAAVTFAWSGDLGGQGRCRQGAGGYPIFDVIQRHNPDFFLFLGDTIYGDNPCPSPPNEPGADFKATTLQTYRARHRYQRGAEALRRFLRTIPVYVIWDDHEVRDNFAGPFDEQMSAGRQALREYWPIASPAEDPHRMYRSIRYGADLELFILDTRQYRSRNEDKDGPFKTMLGEAQLKWLLDGLRASTATWKVIATSVPLSVEKGGLGNDGWGHEPSGTGFGRERQVIVDAILGHTIKNVVFLAGDVHWVQGNAYDPNQDGVIDFHEYMVGPLSARPGRLTAASDELHPVQLVNESGYQNFGLIHVTKDALEVTVLDEAGTKRFSHVVPARP; translated from the coding sequence TTGCCGGATGAGAAGATCTCCGCCGCGGTCACGTTCGCTTGGAGCGGCGACCTCGGCGGTCAGGGACGATGCCGGCAGGGAGCGGGCGGCTATCCCATCTTCGATGTGATCCAGCGACACAATCCCGACTTCTTTTTATTTCTAGGCGATACGATCTATGGCGACAATCCTTGTCCTTCGCCGCCGAACGAGCCGGGCGCTGATTTCAAAGCCACCACGCTGCAGACCTATCGAGCGCGGCACCGTTATCAGCGCGGCGCAGAGGCGCTCCGGCGATTTTTAAGAACAATTCCGGTTTATGTGATCTGGGATGATCACGAGGTCCGCGACAATTTCGCGGGACCGTTCGATGAACAGATGTCGGCAGGCCGTCAGGCATTGCGCGAATATTGGCCGATCGCCTCTCCCGCGGAGGATCCTCATCGCATGTATCGGAGTATTCGATACGGGGCCGATCTCGAGCTTTTCATATTGGATACCAGGCAATATCGAAGCCGCAATGAGGATAAAGACGGCCCGTTCAAAACGATGCTGGGGGAGGCGCAATTGAAATGGCTGCTCGACGGACTCCGCGCCTCTACGGCAACTTGGAAAGTCATCGCCACTTCCGTTCCACTGTCGGTTGAGAAAGGTGGCCTGGGCAATGATGGGTGGGGACATGAGCCAAGCGGCACCGGCTTTGGAAGAGAGCGGCAGGTGATTGTCGATGCCATTCTCGGACACACGATCAAGAACGTGGTGTTTCTGGCCGGGGATGTACATTGGGTTCAAGGCAACGCCTATGATCCTAATCAGGATGGGGTCATCGATTTTCATGAGTATATGGTAGGTCCACTCTCGGCAAGGCCGGGAAGGCTTACTGCTGCCAGCGATGAACTGCATCCCGTGCAATTAGTAAACGAGTCGGGATACCAGAACTTCGGCCTGATCCATGTCACGAAGGACGCGCTTGAAGTGACGGTGCTGGACGAGGCAGGTACTAAGCGATTTTCTCACGTCGTGCCGGCGAGGCCGTAA
- a CDS encoding PhoD-like phosphatase N-terminal domain-containing protein translates to MGSDILSHGVAVGDVSSQGALLWLRTDGPASVQVEWATVARWKQASKLATAVAPVSRTSFITTTEETDYTLTIPLEGLSPATRYRYHVLIGSADQTTRQLPASPAAKGGSRVRVRLSHYSDVPRSQSWGGPGDQRGPQDSGGPENEEGPANSSPCRMRRSPPRSRSLGAATSAVRDDAGRERAAIPSSM, encoded by the coding sequence GTGGGTTCGGATATCTTGTCTCACGGTGTTGCGGTCGGCGATGTCAGTTCGCAAGGCGCATTGCTCTGGCTGCGAACCGATGGTCCCGCTTCAGTGCAGGTTGAGTGGGCCACGGTCGCGCGATGGAAACAGGCCTCGAAGCTTGCGACGGCGGTGGCCCCGGTGTCGAGAACGTCGTTCATCACGACGACCGAGGAGACGGACTATACCCTGACCATTCCACTGGAAGGTCTGAGCCCTGCCACACGCTATCGCTATCATGTCCTGATCGGTTCTGCCGACCAAACCACACGGCAGCTCCCTGCGAGTCCGGCGGCCAAGGGCGGCTCGCGGGTACGAGTGCGATTGTCGCATTATTCCGATGTCCCTCGTTCCCAGAGCTGGGGCGGTCCGGGAGACCAGAGGGGTCCTCAAGATAGTGGCGGACCGGAAAACGAAGAAGGTCCTGCGAATTCATCACCTTGCCGGATGAGAAGATCTCCGCCGCGGTCACGTTCGCTTGGAGCGGCGACCTCGGCGGTCAGGGACGATGCCGGCAGGGAGCGGGCGGCTATCCCATCTTCGATGTGA